In Fusarium falciforme chromosome 9, complete sequence, the following are encoded in one genomic region:
- a CDS encoding DUF1996 domain-containing protein, protein MLKSLVAVSAGLIGGAHAFWRMECPGRVGLARLDPIIDPGKISMHAHSIHGSSGFSDTSNTEELLNGDCTSCRVTQDKSSYWHPAMYFQDGETGEFEIVPQVGGMLAYYLLYGDNVTAFPPDFRMLSGTNTRRTYTAGDPSKPDPEKSTWQALGETDQDTLAQRALGFNCLNYAREPEGTLYRHYMPDKQYLDANCKDGLRLEIMFPSCWKGGNALDSANHKDHVAFPDLVMTGTCPDGYPVRLPSLMYEVIWNTNAFADRPGRFVFANGDTTGYGYHADFITGWDEDFLQQAIETCTSETGLIGACPLFDVISESEATSCKMNLPDSLKKEDVLGPMKQLPGGNQVSYGDGSDGGASKDPGPTGDASVPTLTYHPGDRPENSASPLPGQVFKEKAAAYGASAPAPAPTLETTTNVPIVATSILPSFSSPFTSDTTLIQSIQTTQSIPGADGSVGAAFVESSIAQAPESVPTSGPPPVPTTTPAPELEPTTDTKSYWSTQYITNGNLVSKILWDEKLVYVTELEAETVVVTVTSTAVVTPTAPAARRRRRGAHLHSHGRRHF, encoded by the exons ATGCTCAAATCACTCGTCGCCGTTTCTGCGGGCCTCATCGGTGGCGCCCATGCCTTCTGGCGTATGGAGTGTCCCGGTCGTGTGGGACTCGCGCGACTTGACCCCATCATTGACCCGGGCAAGATCTCTATGCATGCGCATTCTATTCATGGTTCTTCAG GGTTCTCTGATACCTCCAACACTGAGGAACTCCTCAACGGTGACTGCACTTCATGCCGAGTCACGCAAGACAAGTCTTCTTACTGGCACCCTGCCATGTACTTTCAAGATGGCGAGACTGGAGAGTTTGAGATTGTCCCACAGGTGGGCGGTATGCTGGC CTACTACCTCCTGTATGGCGACAATGTGACCGCCTTCCCTCCCGACTTCAGAATGCTGTCTGGTACAAACACACGAAGAACCTACACGGCGGGTGACCCAAGCAAGCCGGACCCGGAGAAGTCTACGTGGCAAGCTCTCGGTGAGACTGATCAGGACACCCTCGCTCAACGTGCCCTCGGTTTCAACTGTTTGAACTATGCACGAGAGCCAGAGGGAACTCTCTACCGCCACTACATGCCCGACAAACAGTACCTTGATGCGAACTGCAAGGATGGCCTCCGTCTCGAGATCATGTTTCCGTCCTGCTGGAAGGGAGGCAACGCGCTCGACAGCGCCAACCACAAGGATCACGTTGCATTCCCTGACTTGGTCATGACCGGAACCTGCCCCGATGGTTATCCCGTTCGCCTGCCCAGCCTCATGTATGAGGTTATCTGGAACACCAATGCCTTCGCCGACCGACCTGGCCGATTTGTCTTCGCCAACGGAGACACGACTG GCTATGGCTACCACGCGGACTTCATCACCGGTTGGGATGAAGACTTCCTCCAGCAGGCCATCGAAACCTGCACCTCTGAGACTGGACTGATTGGTGCCTGCCCCCTCTTTGACGTTATTAGCGAAAGTGAGGCAACCTCTTGCAAGATGAACCTCCCCGACAgcttgaagaaggaggacgTTCTTGGTCCTATGAAGCAGCTACCCGGCGGTAACCAAGTCTCTTATGGAGATGGCTCGGACGGCGGTGCTAGCAAGGACCCAGGACCTACCGGTGATGCTTCTGTGCCCACCTTGACCTACCATCCCGGTGACAGGCCGGAGAACTCTGCATCACCTCTCCCAGGTCAGGtgttcaaggagaaggcggcGGCCTACGGGGCCTCGGCTCCTGCACCTGCACCTACTTTGGAGACAACAACAAATGTACCGATCGTTGCGACATCTATTCTGCCTTCTTTTTCATCTCCTTTTACTTCGGACACAACACTCATTCAAAGCATTCAAACCACTCAAAGCATCCCAGGCGCCGATGGAAGTGTCGGAGCCGCATTTGTCGAGTCTTCGATCGCTCAGGCCCCTGAATCTGTTCCTACGTCTGGACCCCCTCCCGTTCCCACGACCACTCCTGCGCCCGAATTGGAGCCAACGACCGACACCAAGAGCTACTGGAGTACCCAGTACATCACCAACGGCAATCTCGTGAGCAAGATTCTCTGGGATGAGAAGCTTGTCTACGTGACCGAGCTGGAGGCCGAGACGGTCGTGGTCACAGTGACATCAACAGCTGTTGTCACCCCTACGGCGCCCGCAGCGAGACGGAGACGTCGGGGTGCTCACCTCCACAGCCACGGACGTCGACATTTCTAA